In the Uranotaenia lowii strain MFRU-FL chromosome 1, ASM2978415v1, whole genome shotgun sequence genome, ataactaataaaaatgggaaaaaaccaagtctcaacgttcatgcgaaggcttgggaaaatccccgaaattcaaatactttttcttctccttcctcttctgattctaacaattttgttgatttgggtgagattactgaggaaaaattaaaatttttgcatcaaaatttaatggaaatgatgcaacttatgttgaaagcaaattcaatgtttgaagctttccaaacttcttttaattatgctaacaaaattattatgactttacgattccctcatggatccaaatagatgtttaaatattatgaattggaatgctagatctttgctggctaaccaagatgaaagccagacattaacttgaaaagcaatgctttctttaaaattttgcgaaatgatcgacttgatcgacaaggtgggggtgtaactattgtcatcaatagtcgtctcaaatttagacttcttccttctttcaatacaaaagtcttagaaacaattggaattgaattagaaacttctatggggaaaattataattattgccgcatatttgccttatcaatgcagcggtgaacagaaaaatttttgaagggagatttacaaaaactcaccagaaataaatataaattttttgttattggtgactttaatgcaaaacaccgatcttggaataatatttcatcaaattcaaatgggaatattttatttaatgactgctctgcaggttattacactgttgaatatcctaatgggcatacttgtttctcttcgattagaaatccttccacaattgatttggttctaacggatttaggcgagcattgtagtcaattagttactcatgcggacctcgattcagaccaccttccagtaactttttctttatcccaaagtcccattgaaaaccctttaaaatcaacttttaactttcaaaaagctgactgggagcgatataggaattttattgaacgtaatttgaatgtaaacgttccactgaattcaattgaagatattgatttggctgtagaaaatttgacaacttcaatagtcaatgctaaagccgcttcaatacccaaagttaaacataaatttaatcaacctttaattgatgatgatcttcagttattgatacgactgaaaaacattcgtcgacgccaatatcaacgtactagggatccttatttgaaatttatttattgcgaccttcaaaaagagatcaaacgtcgtttaaatttcattcgtaatgaaaattttgccaaagcagtagaggacataaaaccctactcaaagccattttgaaaattaactaaaattctgaaaaagccccagaagccaattcctactttgaaagacggggataaacttcttttaacgaatgcagaaaaagctcaaaaattggctcaacaatttgagtctgctcatgattttaatttaaacgttgtaagtccaattgatgctcaaatttcccttgaatttgatgatattctttctaaacaaaatgtatttgaaagttcttgtgagacaaatattgatgaacttaaattgatttgcaaaaaattaaaaaatatgaaagcctcaggggaagatgggattttctatattcttattaaaaagttgcctgaaagcactttaaattttttagttaaaatcttcaataaatgttttcacttggcttattttcccaataaatggaaaaatgccaaagtaactccaattttaaaacctggaaaaagtgcttcagagccttcaagttatcgaccaattagtttgcttccatctttaagtaaactatttgagagagttattttgaatagaatgatgattcacattaatcagaattctattttccctgatgaacaatttggttttcgtcatggacattctactacacatcaacttttgagtgtaactaatatgattaacgctagcaaatctgagggttattcaactggtgttgctcttcttgatattgaaaaagcttttgacagtgtttggcacaaaggtttagtagctaaattagctcgatttgatttccctgtatatctcaccaaaattattcaaaattatttgactagccgaaccttacaagtaagctatcaaaattcatgctctgaaaggacacccattagagctggtgtccctcagggtagtatacttgggccaatcttatacaatatttttacttctgatcttcctgatgtaccagaaggaaaaggtagaagattatttgctgatgatactttgctttcagtcaaaggtcgaaatttacgggtggtacgcagtagattgcaacaaaatttaaattcctttttgaattacttgaaaatgtggaaaatttctcctaacgcttccaaaactcaacttattttatttccccataagccaagagctcaatttttaaaacctaatgaaaatcattccataacttttaatggggtttcattagaatggtctgatcacgtgaagtacttgggacttacacttgatcggaatcttacttttaaaaatcacattgaagatattcaatctaagtgtaataaatatactaaatctctttattctctcatcaacaggaaatccaagttgtgtctgcgaaataagttacttatctacaaacaagtgtttcgaccagcgataatgtatgcagttccgatttggtctagctgctgcgcgacgaggaagaaagccatccagaggattcagaacaaggttctgaaaatgattttgcggcttccaccttggcacagcaccgaagatcttcatcggattgcgggcattgaatcgatcgaagagatggccaacaaaatcatctccaacttcagaggcaaatcgatgcagtcttccatcgcagagattcgttctctttataactagtttaattttaggatagtgtttagttttaagtttaaaatatttttgccattaaaggatattctcctacattaaattcttaattgcgctaagcatatttaattcttacaaataaatttttaatatctagttaactatagggctctgaacagttcattattgagctgaacacctaatttaatgaaaaaatgtaatataaatgtaatgatgaattgatacaaataaagacatatttaaaaaaaaaaaaaatccataaaaaatcTTCTCCGGTTTTGACtcgaaattccatgtttttctTAGTTTTCCCGGTTCCCGGTTTGGTTAATCTTACAATGTTGTTGATAAATACATGTAATTCACTTCAAGATGCGATAgtgattgaaataaaaccataaaGTGTTATGCGCAAATTACCTGAAAAAGTCAAAACACAAATGAAGGGAGAgattaaaaatctcaaaccgaATCAAAGTAGGCACGTAAACTTGATAAGATGATCCGGAAAATTGCAAGCAAACGAACACATACCAATCGTAGtaggatataaaattttgagacGGTCTGATGAAttggcatgtttttttttttatttcaactaagacaaaaaatcacgaaaaaatattttgttacaGTATACATATATTTTTACAAACTGGTAAAATAAACTagcttttatacatttttctaCAATGGGCGCGTGGCGATACAGAGAGATGCGGGAAGAGAAGATGACCATTCGagagaaaaacaacaaacgaAACTCggaacatcaacaacaacaggtAGGTGGTGAAAGTGAACTAGATGGAGCAATAACACTATTTTGGTGGATCGCAATTCACCTTTTCCGATGGCAGCCCGCGGATACAGTTGTGCACCAGGTCGTAGTTGGGCGGATACATTCCGGTTTGGGCGAATTGTGCGTTTTCGGTGTAATCGCCGTCAGTGGATGTGGAGGACGCCCGTGACGGTGGCAGTGGCAGTGTTGGCAGTTTTACTATTTGCGGTGGCGATTGTGGTGCTGCAGAAACAGGCAGTGCTGAGGATGATTGCTTCGGTCGACTAAGCGCGTGTCGACTTTGCTGTGCTATCGGTTGCTGCGATTGGCCATCGCCATTGTTGTAGTAACTGTGATTGAGCTTGTGCGTGTCCTGTTTCTCCACCCACAGCACAGTAGGccaaatgtttaaaaacgaAGCACACAAACACAGAAACAATAACACGAAAGTGCCGTcgattgagtatttttttttaatttttgtgaacaAATAAGAGTGATCAAATCGTGCGTGTTTTGTGATTCGATTTTTAATGGCAGTTGCAAAAAACGTTCAACGCAAAAGagacgaaaaagaaaagaaacgaaccgaaaaagataaaaattagtGCAAATTGGTGGTATCTTTCGAGTTGTGAGTTACTCTATGTACAGTCGACTAATCTATATACCGATATGTGCAGTACGATAAGTGCAGTGTTTCTAACATGATACTAAGTTATGTGAAtacaaaatattatgaaataatAATGCAAGATGTGTAAAGTTATTTTAGAGCATATTGATAGAGTGTTCAGGAAGAAACCTTCTAAATTTTACAGTTATTTCGAAGGTCACACGGAGACaacaaaaaaatgtagaatGCAAGATACGAAGGTTAAAATAGGAAGAAATGTTGGGCATTGCCGACTCataaatgaacaattttttgcaCTTACACCCTGTTGGATCCCAGGGTcccaaatacaaaaacaaaaattcagcgtttctttcaaattattggataaaaggATTTGAACTCGCGATCTCTGACTTTCAAGGCCAACGCATTACCAACTATGCTACAGAAATCTGTTCTATAACAAGTGAATCCGGGGCAGATAGTCAATCTTACCCAGGCAAGGAGAATTGAcaatcaatttttgtcatttttgtaaatttttgtcatttttgtaattttttgtcatttttgtcagttttgtcagttttatgaATACGAGTCTTATTGGATTAAATTCAACTTAAGTATTTCTGAATGAAATAACAATTTCAACCACATTTCATAACGCtcaattttccaaatcaaattaTCATTCCCACCGAGTGGCAGCCAAGCATCCTCGTTATGCGCATCAGGGAAGGCAGCTTCACAAATTCCCTCCCTAGGAGTTTCCTGGTGCACTGCAATTATTGAGTGAGGGTAGTGCATCCGTTTGCCGTACTTCGATCTGAGTAGGAAAGTCCACCTGCTAACAGCACAACACAACGATGCGTATCTAATCGAATTCCTGTTGCTAATTAATTGTCGTAAAATCACATTAATACCCCACCGACTGGCCTGCAATGGACTGCGAAAATCATCCTCTGAGATAAAGAGAGTTGAGAGGAACCACCAGTCGTTTGACTAATAGACCGGAACAAGAAGGGAACTCAACTATCATGGGTCgggaaatttaagttttatagaacgacgagatgtttttttttctttttcttcgaaCTAACATGAGATGAACCGTTTCTTTTCGGCAAAATTTAACTCATTTATGAATAAAACGTTGGTCCTAATTTGTCTTACAGTATTAATTTACACCTGAGGACCGATGAGAGTTGCATGTTGAGTCAATTGAGGTGCTTCTACCATATATGTATATTTATAACATTTAGGAGGGGAGAGGAGTTTTGCTCCCCAACACACTTacttacaaacaaactcacACCCGGACTCGGAAACCCTACACCGGAATATGTTCGTTGAAGAGTAATTTGTTTATCCCACGCTAGGGATTAATGAATGTCGAGTTTCCCACCCCGAGTCCGTCGCAGCGTCCTGGACCACCTTTTTCCCATTTTCCGACTACATATTCCAGGAATAAGTTCACCACAAAAGCATTTTATGGGATGCTGCCGTTGTGATATTGCACCAGTCAGTTCCTTTCATCGTGTGTGCGCCTGTTTTACGCCCAGCTTAACCCACTTTAACCTGTTGGTGTAgtcgttgtttttgttgtttctgcTGATGTTTCTTCCCCGACCCGACCAAGCGACTCAGAATCCTTTGCCCTTTTACGTTTCACTTCGTTCCATTCCGGTGCAATGAAAGTCAGGTGCCATGCCATATGTACATATGATGCGGTGCAGCGCACATTATCTACCTTGCGAAGTGCCCCCGTCTATCTACTTGCTACCAATCCTTGCGGTTGACTGTGAATAATGTGGTTTCAGTCATGAGCTTTGCAGCGTAAATTGGTAGTAAACATAGATTACATCGTTCATCCCGAGCATCTTGTCTTGGCAGCTTGGTGCTCTTAAGGCCCGTCGTGGTTATCCCCAAaggattattttgttttggaattaGGCGCCCAGAAATGAGCTAATCTTCGAGGATTAACTTGCATTCCAATTTTAATAACTActtttttgtaatcaaaatttgaaataaatatcgCCATTAATTTATGAGGCTATCTTCCTAAGCTGGCTTTGTTTAAACCCCCCATTAAGGTCGATGATTACCGAGCGAGATATTCTATTTCTATAAGGTataactcaaaatttctaatttttaataaaattttgataaatcacaaagtgaaaaaaattaaccaaaaaggACCAATTTTGTAATAGAACTGATTGAATTCATAAcaaacgaaaaatgaaaaatggtttgaaaatattgaaaatcattgCTTCAAAATGAGTATTTTGCGACATTATTAATGACAAGATTGAAGTATTTAAGTTAAATTTCCAAGTCTTGATTGATTGATTACTATAAAAATAAGAGAGTACTTAGCTTTAACACTTTCGGATGCCAAACATGTATAAATGACTCTGAAGGTTTCATCCCCGATTAGTATGAGTGACCGACACCATTCCAGGAAGACAGgacaaataaacttttgaaataagGGTTCGAgagcacttgaaaatttttccgatgaaaaaaaaaaccacttccGTCATCGACGGTCACAGCCTACCCCGATCATGGAAATAGTGAAGATCCATTTAAatctttagagcaagttcactggtgttgggagaaagtggtagaaattttgacacttttagcacattttgaaaactttaccatgcgaaaacaattcaagatctgtggcctcccagagtttttacaacacgtgttggcGATAATATCGcctgctgtgatgcaaaaatagcaatacttccatcacatacggctggaatAGAAACCGTGCTGTAGCAAcctgacaaaaaaaaccaatttctgACACCGTTTTTCACATATGATTcaccacacaaactaaaaataaattggactgataca is a window encoding:
- the LOC129738388 gene encoding uncharacterized protein LOC129738388, whose product is MKRTYAKLLHREKIMQGCGDSPCDLTAIPREKVTRDTHKLNHSYYNNGDGQSQQPIAQQSRHALSRPKQSSSALPVSAAPQSPPQIVKLPTLPLPPSRASSTSTDGDYTENAQFAQTGMYPPNYDLVHNCIRGLPSEKVNCDPPK